The DNA window AACGTAAAAGCAGAAAAGGAAAAGAGTCCtaagctattacagggcttcagGGATAGGGTTACAATAAAAACCTGACGGGAATGCGGAAAATAAAGCCCTACTTAACTATTACAAATAAAACATTAAcgcaaaaaaatatatacaacattAACAAGTTAAATATCCTCAGGGAGTAGTCCAATTGCTCAAAGACAACAATACCTCGCATAAACAAGAAGATGTTAATTACAGATAATgatataaaaaaatgataaaagaatGTTAACAGTTAGtcaagaaaataacaaaagatatataaaaaattaaattccaaaacataaaattaactaaaaccttttcagatattttttactattaattagatctaatcttaatatttttatattttttgaaatgatcaaacaaataataattaaaaagtaaataattaGTAAATAACCAAGATCAAACAACAAGATACGGGCCAGAATAATGCAGAATGAGGGGGGTACCAAAATGAAATCGGTGGGCCTGTACAAATGAGTCAAGCCCAAGCTGAAATTTCAAAAGTAAAACTCTAATGTGGAGAGATATGGTCCACCTCCTTCACTCTCTCAACTAAACCTACTTTCTGGCAAcaactaatatgcataaggaaatccttatgcaccatgcataagttaATCTGAGCCTTTGGATCAATATTTTCATCTAATGGCTAGAAATTACCATATATATACTTCCTAAAAACAGAAAGAAAACGTGACTGTTTTTTCTCTTCTCAATTCAACGACTCGACACCTTGTTCTTCTCAATTCACCACCATCGCCACCGCCTGCACCGTCGCCACTGCTGCACCGTCGCCACCGCCTGCACCGTCCCCACCTCCAGTCTCCGCCGATCATCACCTTCTTCATCCTTCCTTTCCAACACATCACCACTGTTGCCATGCTTCATTCCCAACACCTCATCACCGTCGCCGTTCTTCGCCGCCAGCAATAACTCATTCCGGTGATTCCTCACAGCTCACTTTCATCCACGAAATCATAGGTATTGGATTTTACACTtgttaaattgaattttagaatTCCCAATTCAATTTCTGAATTTCTATAGAACTCATTGTTTTACCTAATTCAAGAAATCATTGAGTAATGTGTACTATGGTTGAGTAGTGTTAGGATTCCATGAGTAATGTGCAATATATTTTGATAGAATAACCTTGACTGCTGTATAATATTACATTGAATTTTAGAATTCCCACttcaatttctgaatttctttcttgCAATATGTGATTACCTAATTCAAGAATTCATTGAGTAATGTGTAATATGGTTGAGTAATGTTAGGATTCCATGAGTAATGTGCAATATATTTTGATAGAATAACCTTGACTGTATAATATTGAATATGCATATATGTCTTtcctattattaaatttttaatttgtattttgtaGGTTGTGTTGCTAATGGATGAGATTTCGTCTTCCACAAATGTCACTCAAGATGTTGGTTCAATCTCCGATGAAAATAAAGAATCGTGGCAACATTTTGTCTTCCACGACCTTTCATCAATCAAGGATTTCTACGCTAAATACGGTCATGAAAAGGGATTTTCTTTGAGAAAAAATTTGCACTCCTTCTATGATTCTCGTAACAAAAAAATGGACATTGTGCAATATGTCTGTTATGTTTGTAACAAGCATGGTTTCAAGTATGGGAGTCGGGCGGATCTTAAGAACAAGACAAACTCGGATACTCCTGTTCTCATTGAATATCATAAAGAGAAAGAACTTCCCGAGGAAAGGACCGGTTGCCCAGCTAGTATTTTGTTGAAGTATGATTCTAATGTTAAAGGTTATCACATATACAAATGGAATGTTACTCATAACCACCCTCTCCATAAACCCGAGCATTCGCATTACTTGAGATCGGCTCGAGAGATTAGTGAGCCTCAAAAATAACTTGCTATAATAAATTCGAAACCAGGCATGTCTGTAAGATCCTCCTTTCAAGTTATGCGTCAAATAGCTGGTGGTTCAAAGAACCTTGGGTATTGCTTCCAAGATTTAAAGAACTTTCTCACCACTGTTCGACAAAAGGAAATGGTCATTGGTGATGCAACTATTATCCAAGAATATCTTAGAAATGAAGCTTTGAGGAACCCATCGTTCTATTATGATAtccaagtagattctgaagagaaCATAGCTAGCATTTTCTGGTCAGATGCAATCATGCAGCAAGACTATGAATTATTTGGTGATCTCATCAGTTTCAACACAACTTATCGAACAAACACGGAGTATCATCCTTTAGGTTTGTGTTCTATTCATTTCACTACTATTAAATCAAGCTTCCATTTTATTTTGCAATTATCAGTGCATTGATATATTCTCTCTACCATATTTATTATCACATCATTATATATTAGTACAAAGATATATTGATAACATCCATTGTTTTAGGTATGACAATGCTTTTATATTGATAACATCCATTGTTTTAACTTTTTagttatatgtttttgtcatacaTACCAGCTCCGTTCCTTGGATTTGACAATCACCGTAAGAGTGTATTATTTGGTTGTGCCCTGCTCTACGATGAGACTTCAGCAAGTTTTGATTGGTTGTTTATCACTTTCCTGAAATGCATGAAAAATAAGAAACCCATTACAATTTATACAGACCAAGCTTGTGCTTTGATGAAGTCAGTTCCAAACATCTTTCCCGATGTCTTCcatgggttgtgttcttggcacaTGGGGGAGAATGCAAAGTCCAACTTAGGCTATCGTTacaatggtgcatttcttgacgaACTACATCACTTGGTTTCGAATGTTCATGATGAGGCAGAGTTTGACTTCAATTGGAATAAGATGCTTCAAAATTGTTTTGGTGGTAAAGCTAATTCTGAATTTACTTGGCTTGTCCAGATTCATCGTAATCGTACTCAATGGTCTTCTGCTTGGGTGAAATCACACTTCACTGCCGGTTTGAAGACCACACAGTTAAGCGAGTCGTTTAATGCCTTTCTTCGCCACTTTCTTCAGCCAGACCACTCACTTGTGcaattctttatccatttcaatattatggttgagaaaatgCGAGATAATCATGTTGATTGTGATTTCAAGGCTGCCAATACTAGGCTAAGAAACAATTATCCCAACAGCCAACTCATGAGGTCTGTTGTTGCCAAGTATACTCCAGCAtcgtttgcattcattcacaagCAATATGATCTTTCTTTCAAATATTATTATGAGGAGGACACGTCAAGAAGTTCAATTTCTAATAGAGTTTTCAAAGTGTTCACAATTCAACTTGTTCGTGATGCCGATGAGATGGATTTTGATAATGATGCCGCTGCGAATGTTTATATGTCGGTCGAAGAAGTTCCAGAAAACCTTCTTCCTAATGATCAAGATCCTTTGCGACTTGATGAGAGGGTTGTTACTGTAGATATTGAGAACAAGATTTTTACTTGTACATGTCGTATGTTCGAGAACCGGGGATTCTTATGTCGCCATGTTTTCAAGATATTAGACTTCTTAGGGAGTTCTGTCCAATACCAGTCCTTGAAGTCCATACCTGACCACTACATATTAAAGCGTTAGACTAAAGGAATTCGTCCATCCCTTGATGCTTTAAAACCCATCAGTATTGGAGGTATTCAAGATACTACTTTTGCACAAAGATATCAACAAGCTTCTGGTGTTATGCTTCAGATTATAACCCGTGTTTGCATGGACCCTGATGCGTGCCAATTTTTTCTTAATGCTGCAATTGAATGTGGGAAGCAAGCGGGAGAGTTGATTGTTGCTAAAGGTGTGTCCGGTTAACCTTCATCTTCCAGGTCTGCATCTTGCAAAGATACTAGTGTTTCTAAACCTCTTGTAGTTGATTCTAGTGCACGAAAGTTCAAAAAGAGACCCAATCCAATCAGGTCTAAGAAACGGCTTAAAAGTGGTTATGAG is part of the Vicia villosa cultivar HV-30 ecotype Madison, WI linkage group LG2, Vvil1.0, whole genome shotgun sequence genome and encodes:
- the LOC131648713 gene encoding protein FAR1-RELATED SEQUENCE 5-like; translated protein: MDEISSSTNVTQDVGSISDENKESWQHFVFHDLSSIKDFYAKYGHEKGFSLRKNLHSFYDSRNKKMDIVQYVCYVCNKHGFKYGSRADLKNKTNSDTPVLIEYHKEKELPEERTGCPASILLKYDSNVKGYHIYKWNVTHNHPLHKPEHSHYLRSAREISEPQK
- the LOC131648714 gene encoding protein FAR1-RELATED SEQUENCE 5-like gives rise to the protein MSVRSSFQVMRQIAGGSKNLGYCFQDLKNFLTTVRQKEMVIGDATIIQEYLRNEALRNPSFYYDIQVDSEENIASIFWSDAIMQQDYELFGDLISFNTTYRTNTEYHPLAPFLGFDNHRKSVLFGCALLYDETSASFDWLFITFLKCMKNKKPITIYTDQACALMKSVPNIFPDVFHGLCSWHMGENAKSNLGYRYNGAFLDELHHLVSNVHDEAEFDFNWNKMLQNCFGGKANSEFTWLVQIHRNRTQWSSAWVKSHFTAGLKTTQLSESFNAFLRHFLQPDHSLVQFFIHFNIMVEKMRDNHVDCDFKAANTRLRNNYPNSQLMRSVVAKYTPASFAFIHKQYDLSFKYYYEEDTSRSSISNRVFKVFTIQLVRDADEMDFDNDAAANVYMSVEEVPENLLPNDQDPLRLDERVVTVDIENKIFTCTCRIRPSLDALKPISIGGIQDTTFAQRYQQASGVMLQIITRVCMDPDACQFFLNAAIECGKQAGELIVAKVDSSARKFKKRPNPIRSKKRLKSGYELARERQRFIAQRKKQKKEEDAAKLALTINNVD